From Candidatus Electrothrix rattekaaiensis, one genomic window encodes:
- a CDS encoding MBOAT family O-acyltransferase has translation MVFSSITFLFFFLPVFLMGYLGVGKRGRNLFLLLASLFFYLWGEQLFVLVMLASIVMNYFFGLFLDRDGIQGSRSAQFLLAAALVANLGMLGFFKYANFAVDNLNLLFSWLNMPLMHLQKVHLPIGISFFTFQAMSYLIDLYRQEYKAQKNPLYLGLYISLFPQLIAGPIVRYSDIAEHIKKRTVSLHDFACGVERFIFGLGKKVLIANPMGLMADHIFGMQAELLSTGTAWLGIICYTLQIYFDFSGYSDMAIGLGRMFGFHFLENFNYPYISRSIREFWRRWHISLSTWFRDYLYIPLGGNRHGNKRTNLNLLIVFLLCGLWHGASWNFILWGLMYGFFLVAERGSWGRIVTGMHPIGQHCYTLLVVINGWVFFRLEQLAEAGSYFSVMYGLSGAERMHPRISLECNALFICSLVAGILLSLPLYPWLRTYWKVWAKENHFAAVSVQVTKLVLTSMILLCAAGSISVGAYNPFIYFRF, from the coding sequence ATGGTTTTCAGCTCTATTACATTTCTCTTTTTTTTTCTTCCTGTTTTTCTGATGGGTTACCTCGGTGTCGGTAAAAGAGGACGTAATCTTTTTTTACTGTTAGCCAGTCTTTTCTTCTATCTTTGGGGCGAGCAGCTCTTTGTGCTTGTTATGCTTGCCTCCATCGTGATGAATTATTTCTTCGGTCTTTTTTTAGATCGGGACGGAATACAGGGCAGCAGGTCAGCTCAGTTCCTTTTGGCAGCGGCTCTTGTTGCCAATCTCGGTATGCTTGGTTTTTTTAAGTATGCAAATTTTGCTGTGGATAATCTCAATCTCCTGTTTAGTTGGCTCAATATGCCCCTTATGCACCTACAGAAGGTGCATCTTCCTATCGGTATATCTTTTTTTACCTTTCAGGCCATGTCGTATCTTATTGATTTGTATCGTCAGGAATATAAGGCGCAAAAGAATCCTCTCTATCTTGGACTGTATATCTCCCTTTTTCCACAACTCATTGCAGGTCCCATTGTTCGCTACAGTGATATTGCGGAGCATATAAAAAAACGTACAGTCAGTCTGCATGATTTTGCCTGCGGAGTGGAGCGTTTTATTTTCGGTTTAGGAAAAAAGGTGCTGATCGCCAACCCTATGGGGCTTATGGCGGATCATATCTTTGGTATGCAGGCGGAGCTGTTGTCAACTGGGACGGCATGGCTCGGTATTATTTGTTACACCCTGCAAATTTATTTTGATTTTTCCGGGTATTCGGATATGGCCATCGGACTCGGGCGTATGTTCGGTTTTCATTTTTTGGAAAATTTCAACTATCCGTATATCAGTCGGTCTATTCGTGAATTTTGGCGGCGTTGGCATATCTCCTTATCGACTTGGTTCAGAGATTATCTCTATATTCCCTTAGGGGGGAATCGGCACGGCAATAAAAGGACGAATTTAAACCTCTTAATAGTCTTTCTACTTTGCGGCCTTTGGCATGGTGCGAGTTGGAATTTCATCCTTTGGGGCCTGATGTACGGCTTTTTTCTGGTTGCGGAACGGGGGAGCTGGGGCCGAATCGTGACTGGCATGCATCCGATCGGGCAGCATTGTTATACCCTGCTGGTGGTGATCAACGGCTGGGTTTTTTTTCGTCTTGAACAACTCGCGGAAGCTGGTTCGTATTTTTCTGTTATGTACGGTTTATCGGGTGCGGAGAGAATGCACCCTCGAATCAGTTTGGAGTGTAATGCCTTATTTATCTGTTCTCTTGTGGCCGGCATTCTGCTGAGTCTTCCTCTTTATCCCTGGCTACGGACATACTGGAAGGTTTGGGCAAAAGAAAATCACTTTGCCGCTGTATCCGTACAGGTTACAAAATTGGTGCTCACTTCGATGATTTTATTATGTGCAGCGGGCTCCATCTCTGTCGGAGCTTATAATCCTTTTATCTATTTTAGATTTTAA
- a CDS encoding glycosyltransferase family 4 protein: MSRQEGVEPRQTVRQTVLHIAPTPFFADRGCHIRIRNEVEALRSYPYQLIICTYHHGDDVEGMDIRRIPAVPGYTKLDAGYSPFRFLADFFLFFLVLKTAWQERPALLHCHLHEGALIGWAVKICLFWRKMTVLMDMQGSLSGELAAYKAFDSFSPFSFLLGVFRAIEGVICRMPDLFFCSSQQSCQVLEKEFKVSPEKILLLQDVVPDVFFEVAPKQVVQKNRFQDMIPQDKQIILYTGSLLPGKGVQHIFQAMELLCAEREDLFFVLVGYPLEDAEQYIRQHQLEQFCLLPGQVAYCDLSDWLALGDLALEPKEADSGEASGKLLHYMAAGLPVVCFATENNQKMLGEAGYYAPSCDGQGLAAGVESALADAEGERACSRGEQGRKVARAQYSSAAAGQLLHEVYGRFIKPLSRDSA; the protein is encoded by the coding sequence ATGAGCAGGCAGGAGGGTGTTGAACCGAGGCAAACAGTGCGGCAAACCGTCCTGCATATTGCGCCCACCCCGTTTTTTGCCGATCGAGGATGCCATATCCGGATTCGTAATGAGGTTGAGGCCCTGCGATCCTACCCGTATCAGCTCATCATCTGTACCTATCATCATGGTGATGATGTTGAGGGGATGGATATCCGGCGTATTCCTGCTGTTCCCGGTTATACCAAACTGGATGCGGGCTATTCGCCCTTTCGTTTTCTTGCGGATTTTTTCCTCTTCTTTCTTGTCCTTAAAACCGCTTGGCAGGAGCGTCCTGCCCTGCTCCACTGCCACCTCCATGAAGGTGCCCTGATAGGCTGGGCTGTTAAAATTTGCCTGTTCTGGCGAAAAATGACGGTGCTGATGGATATGCAGGGCAGTCTTTCCGGGGAACTGGCTGCCTATAAAGCCTTTGACTCCTTTAGTCCGTTTTCTTTTCTCCTGGGCGTTTTTCGGGCAATCGAAGGTGTGATCTGCCGAATGCCGGATCTCTTCTTCTGTTCTTCTCAACAGAGCTGTCAGGTCCTGGAAAAAGAGTTTAAGGTCTCTCCAGAGAAGATTCTGCTGCTTCAGGATGTTGTTCCTGATGTTTTTTTCGAGGTAGCTCCCAAGCAGGTCGTTCAAAAAAATCGCTTTCAGGATATGATTCCCCAGGATAAACAGATCATTCTCTATACCGGCTCCTTGCTCCCAGGAAAAGGGGTACAACATATTTTTCAGGCAATGGAGCTTCTCTGCGCAGAACGTGAGGATCTCTTTTTTGTCCTCGTCGGCTATCCTTTGGAGGATGCAGAACAGTATATCCGGCAGCATCAGCTGGAGCAATTCTGCCTGTTACCGGGTCAGGTCGCTTATTGTGATCTGAGTGACTGGTTGGCCTTAGGGGATCTTGCTCTTGAGCCCAAGGAAGCGGATTCCGGCGAGGCTAGTGGGAAATTACTTCATTATATGGCTGCTGGGCTGCCAGTGGTCTGTTTTGCCACAGAGAATAATCAAAAAATGCTCGGGGAAGCTGGGTATTACGCACCTTCCTGTGACGGGCAGGGCTTGGCTGCGGGGGTAGAGTCTGCCCTTGCTGATGCTGAGGGAGAACGGGCTTGCAGTAGGGGGGAGCAGGGAAGGAAGGTGGCTCGTGCGCAGTATTCTTCAGCGGCGGCGGGACAACTTCTCCATGAGGTGTATGGGCGGTTTATCAAGCCGTTAAGTAGAGATTCAGCCTAA
- a CDS encoding glycerol-3-phosphate dehydrogenase/oxidase — translation MRRREHLQRLKEQQFDILVIGGGITGACIAHDAALRGFSVALIERRDFGGFTSSASSKLLHGGIRYLPKGQVWKVRESGREQMILQQLAPHLVSWKPFLIPTEHGLSLTKGAWALKIAMKIYGLCHFGLKNLLDNPAQKPPQGGFLDVEAALAAAPQLSSVGRLSGAQILFESHMHSSERMTLAFLKTAVSNGATIANYLDAEQYITAQGRIEGVAVRDTLTGEQFSMRARLTINSAGPATQALNRSVPDLHLRLQKELTGFARGVHLVTRQVHSEYALALTTPEKTEGFVTRGGRHFFIIPWRGRSLIGTTNVPFKGTFDQVNVTQKDIDDFLVDINEALPDLHLTRQDVHYAYTGLYPLIVRKIEEDKYQGTGEYQLVDHQAKDEIAGLITALGAKFTTARNMAEKTMNLAVQKVTEEKRPCCTVSTPLLEGNIADLPDFIQEKEEQYKERLSGDGVRHLIRYHGAEIDRVMALAADRPELLLPLSPALATLAVDVLYAVQEEMAMHLDDVFFRRTGAGTIGQPDETALEQAASIMATELGWTEQQKEEEKERVLARYSYNSSKEGGKE, via the coding sequence ATGCGGCGACGTGAACATCTTCAGCGACTCAAGGAACAGCAGTTTGATATCTTGGTTATCGGCGGCGGCATTACCGGGGCCTGTATTGCCCATGATGCGGCTTTGCGCGGTTTTTCCGTGGCCCTGATTGAGCGTCGGGATTTTGGCGGTTTTACCTCGTCTGCCTCTTCGAAATTGCTCCACGGCGGTATTCGCTACCTGCCCAAAGGTCAGGTCTGGAAGGTACGCGAGTCAGGACGCGAGCAGATGATTCTTCAGCAACTTGCTCCCCATCTTGTCAGCTGGAAACCCTTTCTGATTCCGACAGAGCATGGATTGAGTTTGACCAAGGGGGCTTGGGCTCTCAAAATAGCAATGAAAATTTACGGCCTTTGTCATTTCGGGCTGAAGAATTTGTTGGATAATCCTGCTCAGAAACCGCCGCAGGGTGGGTTTCTTGATGTTGAGGCGGCCTTGGCTGCGGCCCCCCAGTTGAGCAGTGTTGGTCGGTTGAGTGGTGCCCAGATTCTCTTTGAGTCACATATGCACAGCTCCGAGCGAATGACTCTGGCCTTTCTCAAGACTGCTGTCAGCAACGGAGCGACCATTGCCAATTATTTGGACGCGGAGCAGTATATCACAGCACAGGGCAGGATTGAAGGCGTAGCTGTGCGCGATACCCTGACAGGCGAGCAGTTTTCTATGCGGGCACGCTTGACCATCAATTCGGCAGGTCCGGCAACCCAGGCCCTGAATCGTTCGGTTCCGGATCTCCATCTCCGCCTGCAAAAAGAACTCACCGGCTTTGCCCGTGGCGTACACTTGGTTACCCGTCAGGTTCACTCGGAATATGCCTTAGCCCTGACCACCCCTGAAAAAACCGAGGGCTTTGTTACCCGAGGCGGACGCCATTTTTTCATCATTCCCTGGCGAGGACGTTCTCTTATCGGCACCACCAATGTGCCCTTTAAGGGAACCTTTGATCAGGTCAACGTGACACAGAAAGATATTGATGATTTTCTCGTTGATATTAATGAGGCCCTGCCGGATCTGCATCTGACCCGGCAGGATGTGCATTATGCCTATACCGGCCTCTATCCCCTGATCGTCCGCAAGATTGAAGAGGATAAATATCAGGGAACCGGCGAATATCAGCTGGTGGATCATCAGGCAAAGGACGAGATAGCCGGGCTCATCACCGCCTTGGGGGCTAAATTTACCACAGCCCGAAATATGGCGGAAAAGACTATGAACCTGGCAGTGCAAAAGGTCACGGAAGAGAAAAGGCCCTGTTGTACGGTTTCGACGCCCCTGTTGGAGGGTAATATTGCCGATCTGCCCGACTTTATCCAAGAGAAGGAAGAACAATATAAAGAGAGGCTTTCCGGCGATGGTGTCCGTCACCTGATTCGTTATCATGGGGCTGAGATTGATCGGGTCATGGCCTTGGCTGCTGATCGGCCTGAGCTCCTGCTGCCCCTCTCACCAGCACTTGCCACCCTTGCAGTAGACGTCCTCTACGCTGTGCAGGAGGAAATGGCCATGCATCTGGATGATGTCTTTTTTCGCCGTACCGGGGCAGGGACCATTGGTCAGCCTGACGAGACCGCCTTGGAGCAAGCCGCCTCTATCATGGCTACCGAACTCGGTTGGACAGAGCAGCAAAAGGAAGAAGAAAAGGAGCGGGTTCTTGCGCGTTATAGCTATAATAGCTCTAAGGAAGGCGGCAAAGAATGA
- a CDS encoding glycosyltransferase gives MRDKIKAVYCLMEKKKRISVVIPAYNHERFIGAAVDSVLHQTWENLELIVVDDGSTDETGTIVKAYTDPRLTYYYQENQDAFNTINRGMSLAQGEYITILNSDDIYAQDRLEKLVAHQQASNAACLFTDVIPISDAGTVFTDPEFGWNSWHRKNRDWYFACEDLYTAFLKGNFMVTTSNLFMTTEAVQRVGKFCSLRYLHDYDYIFRMMLAFPDQVHYVADEQLLYYRIHDGNTLGEAAISGRQQDVEVISKYLLAALPEGSRMIASTGIERLLELRDELEQVRSELSGHELAGVAEPSVSEHLQQLILAIKYKLRKKLRNMR, from the coding sequence ATGCGGGACAAAATAAAAGCTGTGTACTGCCTTATGGAAAAAAAGAAACGTATTTCTGTTGTTATCCCTGCCTATAATCATGAGCGGTTTATCGGAGCGGCTGTGGATTCTGTTCTTCATCAGACCTGGGAAAATCTGGAGCTGATTGTTGTTGATGACGGGTCAACCGATGAGACCGGCACCATAGTCAAGGCGTATACCGATCCTCGCCTGACGTATTATTATCAGGAAAATCAGGATGCCTTTAATACCATTAATCGGGGGATGAGCTTGGCTCAGGGAGAGTATATCACGATCCTCAATTCTGATGATATTTATGCTCAGGATCGGCTGGAAAAGCTTGTGGCGCATCAGCAGGCAAGCAATGCGGCCTGTCTTTTTACTGATGTGATTCCTATTTCCGATGCAGGCACCGTGTTTACGGACCCTGAGTTTGGTTGGAATAGCTGGCATCGAAAAAACCGGGACTGGTATTTTGCCTGCGAAGACCTGTACACAGCGTTTCTCAAGGGTAATTTCATGGTAACCACCTCCAACCTTTTTATGACCACAGAAGCTGTGCAGCGGGTGGGGAAATTCTGCTCACTTCGCTATCTCCATGATTATGATTATATTTTCAGAATGATGTTGGCGTTTCCTGATCAGGTACATTATGTGGCTGATGAGCAACTACTGTATTACCGTATCCATGATGGCAATACCTTGGGTGAGGCAGCAATTTCTGGGCGACAGCAGGATGTTGAGGTGATCAGTAAATATTTGTTGGCTGCTCTGCCAGAAGGTTCGAGAATGATCGCTTCAACCGGAATAGAACGTTTGCTGGAGCTTCGCGATGAGCTGGAGCAGGTACGGAGCGAGCTGTCTGGGCATGAGCTGGCTGGGGTTGCAGAGCCCAGTGTGAGTGAGCACTTACAGCAGCTCATCTTGGCAATAAAATACAAGTTGCGCAAAAAACTGCGTAACATGAGGTAA
- a CDS encoding response regulator, whose product MKLLIADDELSTRTLLRTCMTKWGYTVVEAGDGLEAMTFLRSQDPPRIAVLDWMMPGLDGVEICSRLQEKPNEQLTYTILLTCKSDKEDAIHALDQGAHDFLSKPVHIGELHSRIAVGKRLVEANDRLLELDHLKDRFLQMAAHDLKNPLGFIISMSELLTDKDFPEVHQDQDKHLGAIHDAASKMLGQVNNLLKVSTVKNEETS is encoded by the coding sequence ATGAAACTTCTCATCGCGGACGACGAGCTGTCAACCAGAACCTTACTCAGGACTTGTATGACAAAATGGGGATATACTGTTGTCGAGGCCGGAGACGGCCTTGAGGCGATGACCTTTCTGCGCAGCCAAGATCCGCCTCGAATAGCGGTGTTGGATTGGATGATGCCCGGTCTTGACGGGGTTGAAATTTGCTCCCGGCTTCAGGAAAAACCGAATGAACAGCTGACCTATACGATTCTCCTCACCTGCAAATCAGATAAAGAGGATGCCATCCATGCCCTTGACCAAGGGGCTCATGATTTTCTGAGCAAGCCGGTGCATATAGGTGAGCTGCATAGCCGTATAGCGGTGGGGAAACGCTTGGTGGAGGCTAATGATCGCCTGCTCGAACTTGATCATCTTAAAGATCGTTTTCTTCAGATGGCAGCCCATGACCTCAAAAATCCTTTGGGATTCATCATCTCCATGTCTGAACTGCTGACCGATAAAGATTTCCCTGAAGTACACCAAGATCAGGATAAACACCTTGGTGCTATCCATGATGCTGCTTCAAAAATGCTGGGGCAGGTCAATAATCTTCTGAAGGTATCGACGGTTAAAAATGAAGAGACAAGCTGA
- the cysK gene encoding cysteine synthase A, with translation MQIYANLAESVGNTPLVRLGRIGAGCAAEIVAKLESSNPLGSVKDRIAVAMLDAAEADGLLTPKTTVIEPTSGNTGIGLAFVCAARGYRLILTMPETMSVERRQLLAYLGAELVLTPGSGGMKGAIARAEELLEENAPSWMPNQFANPANPAMHQRTTGLEIWEQTDGTVDILVAGVGTGGTITGTGRFLKEQNPQIQVVAVEPADSPVLSGGKPGPHKIQGIGAGFVPENLDQTLIDEVVQVSNEEAFQAARCLARTEGILCGISSGAAAAAALEIGGRAENQGKRIVVILPDTGERYLSTELMEPT, from the coding sequence ATGCAGATTTATGCAAATCTGGCAGAGAGCGTGGGCAATACCCCTTTGGTTCGTCTGGGCAGGATTGGGGCAGGCTGTGCAGCAGAGATCGTGGCAAAGCTGGAATCCTCCAACCCTCTGGGCAGTGTGAAAGATCGTATTGCCGTGGCTATGCTGGATGCGGCAGAGGCGGACGGTCTGCTTACCCCGAAGACCACTGTTATTGAGCCGACCTCGGGAAACACCGGGATAGGGCTGGCCTTTGTCTGTGCCGCCCGTGGCTACAGGCTGATCCTGACCATGCCGGAGACCATGAGCGTGGAACGGCGGCAGCTCCTTGCCTATCTCGGGGCGGAGCTTGTCCTGACACCCGGATCAGGGGGCATGAAGGGTGCCATTGCCCGTGCTGAGGAGTTACTGGAGGAGAATGCACCGAGCTGGATGCCCAACCAGTTTGCCAATCCTGCCAATCCGGCCATGCATCAGCGGACAACCGGCCTGGAGATTTGGGAGCAGACCGACGGCACCGTGGATATCCTCGTTGCCGGGGTAGGGACCGGCGGAACTATCACCGGGACAGGACGTTTTTTAAAAGAGCAGAATCCGCAGATTCAGGTTGTGGCTGTGGAGCCTGCTGATTCACCGGTGTTGTCCGGCGGCAAGCCGGGGCCGCATAAAATTCAGGGGATCGGGGCCGGTTTTGTGCCGGAAAATTTGGATCAGACGCTTATTGATGAGGTGGTGCAGGTCAGCAATGAGGAGGCTTTCCAGGCAGCCCGTTGCCTTGCTCGAACAGAGGGCATTCTTTGCGGGATATCCTCGGGTGCAGCTGCGGCGGCGGCTCTGGAAATCGGGGGCAGGGCGGAGAATCAAGGAAAGCGGATCGTGGTCATACTCCCGGATACGGGTGAGCGGTATCTGAGCACAGAGCTGATGGAACCCACCTGA
- a CDS encoding M20/M25/M40 family metallo-hydrolase, translating to MQLHELINQERLAQTFIRLCETDSPSRKEGRMAALVTELLCALGADPPFEDDSATQTGSECGNLIFRFAGDPQLEPLFFNCHLDTVEPCIGIKVVRKDDIFTSLGDTILGSDDKSGIAAMIEALTVLQENKLSHAPMDFVFTTCEEIGLLGAKALNPEHVRARMGYALDSTGFGRVIVGAPASNRLYITVKGVAAHAGLSPEQGINAIVLAGKALAVAPCGRIDEETTANFGTIHGGAASNIVAEEVVIVGEVRSHSPEKLDRLTAEIEQAFRGVIEEWSDPSGKARGLPELDFRAEQDFPAMQLSAEDAVLQRLDAAAARINIPMEHEIAGGGSDANIFNGCGLPTAIIATGMTHVHSTDEQVSLEDMSNLTALVLALAQN from the coding sequence ATGCAGTTGCACGAACTGATCAACCAGGAACGACTTGCCCAGACCTTTATTCGCCTTTGTGAAACCGACAGCCCCTCCCGCAAGGAAGGGCGCATGGCTGCTCTGGTCACGGAGCTGCTCTGCGCTCTTGGTGCAGACCCTCCCTTTGAAGATGATTCTGCCACGCAAACCGGTTCGGAATGCGGTAACCTGATCTTTCGTTTTGCAGGTGATCCACAGCTGGAACCCTTGTTTTTTAACTGCCACCTCGATACGGTGGAACCCTGCATCGGCATCAAAGTGGTGCGCAAAGATGATATCTTTACCAGCCTGGGCGACACCATCCTGGGTAGTGACGATAAATCCGGCATTGCCGCCATGATCGAGGCCCTGACCGTGCTGCAGGAAAACAAACTTTCCCATGCGCCGATGGACTTTGTTTTCACCACCTGCGAAGAGATCGGGCTGCTCGGGGCCAAGGCCTTGAATCCTGAACATGTTCGGGCCAGGATGGGCTATGCCCTTGATTCCACCGGATTCGGCAGGGTAATTGTTGGGGCACCGGCATCCAACCGGCTCTATATCACCGTCAAGGGTGTGGCGGCTCATGCCGGTTTAAGCCCGGAGCAGGGCATTAATGCCATTGTTTTAGCTGGCAAGGCCCTTGCTGTCGCTCCTTGCGGCAGGATTGATGAAGAAACCACAGCCAACTTTGGCACCATTCATGGCGGGGCAGCCTCTAATATTGTTGCCGAAGAGGTGGTGATTGTGGGTGAAGTGCGTAGTCATTCCCCGGAAAAATTGGATCGCCTGACCGCTGAAATTGAGCAGGCCTTTCGTGGCGTTATTGAGGAATGGAGCGATCCTTCAGGCAAGGCTCGTGGCCTACCCGAGCTTGATTTTCGGGCGGAACAGGATTTCCCGGCCATGCAGCTCTCGGCAGAGGATGCGGTTCTGCAACGGCTTGATGCGGCGGCAGCCCGTATCAATATCCCTATGGAGCATGAGATTGCTGGCGGCGGCAGTGATGCCAATATCTTTAACGGCTGTGGTCTGCCCACCGCCATTATTGCCACCGGCATGACCCATGTTCATTCCACAGATGAGCAGGTCAGTCTTGAGGATATGAGCAATTTAACTGCCTTGGTATTGGCTCTTGCTCAAAATTGA
- a CDS encoding Uma2 family endonuclease: protein MEWAEVIRNPFLQNLPFKIELNRFGKILMTPASNQHGRIQGRMAANLINKLPNGEVITECSVQTSEGVKVADVAWASDEFIRTFAYETPYPKAPEICIEIVSPSNSKVEITGKVNLYLAKGAQEVWVVYEDGKITTYSHVGEIEQSVFAPDAQNL from the coding sequence ATGGAATGGGCTGAAGTCATACGTAATCCCTTTTTGCAGAATCTTCCCTTCAAGATTGAGCTGAATCGCTTCGGCAAAATCCTCATGACTCCGGCGTCTAATCAGCATGGACGCATTCAGGGCCGTATGGCAGCCAATCTCATCAACAAACTGCCCAACGGTGAGGTGATCACAGAGTGCTCTGTTCAAACCTCGGAAGGTGTCAAGGTAGCTGATGTGGCCTGGGCCTCAGATGAGTTCATCCGCACCTTTGCCTACGAAACCCCGTACCCCAAGGCCCCGGAAATCTGCATTGAGATTGTTTCCCCGTCAAACTCCAAAGTAGAAATCACGGGCAAAGTGAATCTTTATCTGGCTAAGGGAGCCCAGGAGGTTTGGGTGGTGTACGAGGATGGCAAAATCACGACCTACAGTCATGTCGGAGAAATCGAACAAAGCGTGTTCGCCCCTGATGCGCAAAACCTGTAA
- a CDS encoding IS630 family transposase, translated as MNNRKIQYWVIPPKKDAEFAANMEDVLEAYERPYNQDYPLICMDEQPVQLIKETRKPILATENHPKRVDYEYERNGTASIFMFTEPLSGWREASARPRRTKADWAVEVARLLEGRYAESEKITLVSDNLNTHTKGAFYEAFAPDRARALVRRIEFCYTPKHGSWLNIAENELSSMTRQCLSGRRIGELETLQEEIAAWSTDVNNSQRGVDWQMKISDARCKLKSVYPKIEL; from the coding sequence ATGAACAACCGAAAAATCCAATATTGGGTTATTCCTCCAAAAAAAGATGCGGAATTTGCGGCCAATATGGAGGATGTACTGGAAGCCTATGAAAGACCGTATAATCAAGATTATCCTCTTATTTGCATGGACGAGCAGCCCGTTCAATTGATAAAGGAAACTCGCAAGCCTATCCTGGCGACAGAGAATCATCCGAAACGTGTTGATTATGAGTATGAACGCAACGGCACCGCTAGTATTTTTATGTTTACCGAGCCACTTTCAGGGTGGCGTGAAGCCTCCGCACGCCCACGGCGAACCAAAGCAGACTGGGCCGTCGAAGTGGCCCGCCTCCTTGAAGGCCGCTATGCCGAGTCTGAAAAGATTACGTTGGTATCTGATAATCTCAATACCCATACAAAGGGAGCGTTTTATGAAGCTTTTGCCCCTGATCGTGCCCGTGCATTAGTGCGCCGGATTGAGTTCTGTTATACCCCGAAGCATGGAAGCTGGCTCAATATAGCAGAAAATGAGCTGAGTTCCATGACTCGACAATGCCTCTCTGGTCGTCGCATAGGGGAGCTTGAGACGTTACAAGAAGAGATTGCCGCATGGTCAACCGATGTGAACAACAGTCAACGTGGTGTTGATTGGCAAATGAAAATCTCTGACGCCCGGTGCAAATTAAAATCCGTTTACCCTAAAATTGAGCTCTGA
- a CDS encoding helix-turn-helix domain-containing protein, whose protein sequence is MPKKYIVRLTQEECAHLHETIKKLSGSSQKVRRAHILLKADANGPCWTDSRIAEAFNCRTKTVENIRQNFVLHGFQQALDGKKRVTPPTPKLLNGEQEARIIATRPGYANWSLRLLARHVVELEIVPSISHESVRQVIKKTG, encoded by the coding sequence ATGCCCAAAAAATACATTGTTCGGTTGACCCAAGAAGAATGCGCTCATTTACACGAGACTATCAAAAAACTTTCGGGGAGCAGTCAAAAAGTACGTCGTGCTCACATATTACTGAAGGCTGATGCAAATGGCCCCTGCTGGACAGACAGTAGGATAGCAGAAGCGTTCAACTGTAGGACAAAAACTGTTGAGAATATCCGTCAGAATTTTGTTTTGCACGGCTTTCAACAAGCACTTGACGGAAAAAAACGTGTAACCCCGCCTACTCCAAAACTATTGAACGGCGAGCAAGAAGCCAGAATCATTGCCACTCGCCCGGGATATGCAAACTGGTCATTGCGTCTGCTGGCCCGCCATGTTGTTGAATTGGAAATTGTTCCGTCGATTAGTCATGAAAGTGTTCGACAGGTAATAAAAAAAACGGGATGA